From the Candidatus Deferrimicrobiaceae bacterium genome, the window GGCGCCGAGCCGTTTCAACAAATCGGCCACGGCGGCGACCGTTCCCCCCGTGGCGAGAACATCGTCGGCCACGACCACCCTCATCCCGGGTCGTATCGCATCCTCGTGGATCTCCAGCCGGTCTTTTCCGTACTCGAGCGCGTACTCCGCCGAGACCGTCCGGTACGGGAGCTTCCCCGCCTTGCGCACGAGGATGACCCCCACCCCCAGTTTGTAGGCCATCGCCGCCCCCATCACGAATCCGCGCGCCTCGATCCCGACGACGGCCTCCACTCCCTTGTCGAAGTGGCGGTGCGCCATGAGGTCGATCGCCCGCTGGTACGACGCAGAGTCGGAGAGCAGGGTCGTGATGTCCTTGAACTGGATCCCCTTGATCGGAAAGTCGGGGATGTTCCGTATCCGTCTCTTGAGCGCCTTCATCGCGTGGTTTCCGCCCTCTCGCAATATTTTTCGGGGTCCACCCCTTCCCCTTCCAGCCGCAGCTCGAAGTGGAGGTGCGGCGTCGTCGCGTTTCCGGTGTCCCCCACCTCCCCGATCACGCTTCCCCCCGCGACGATCTCCCCCGTTTTCACTCGGAAGCCTTTCAGATGTCCGTAGAGGGTCGTGACGGCGTCCCCGTGGTCCAGCACGATCGCGTTCCCGTATCCGCGCATCCCGTCCCCGGCGTACAGGACCACCCCGTATCCGGCCGCCCGGACCTCGGCGCCCTCCGGGGCCAGGATGTCGATCCCTTCATGCATGCGCCCGTTCCGATCCCCGAAGC encodes:
- a CDS encoding adenine phosphoribosyltransferase; the protein is MKALKRRIRNIPDFPIKGIQFKDITTLLSDSASYQRAIDLMAHRHFDKGVEAVVGIEARGFVMGAAMAYKLGVGVILVRKAGKLPYRTVSAEYALEYGKDRLEIHEDAIRPGMRVVVADDVLATGGTVAAVADLLKRLGAVIVECCFLAELSDLRGRDKLKGQKVFSLLKFKE